From Herbaspirillum sp. WKF16:
CGAGGATTGCGGCTTGGCGAACTTGCGCGCCATGAAATCCGACGTCGCGGATCGCTTCTACAATGTCGGCACCGGCAAGCGCACCTCGCTCAAGGAGTTGGCCGAAATGCTGCTGGAGCTGACCCATAGCTCCAAGCCTATCAACTATGCGCCGCGCAGTCAGGCAACCCTGGTGCGCAACCGTATCGGTTCGCCCAAGCGCGCGTCGGAAGAAATCGGTTTCACTGCCCAGATCGACCTGCGCGACGGGCTGCGTCGTCTCATCGAGTGGCGTGCCAATCACATCGAAGAAGTGCGTGCGCGCCGCGCTGCGGTCGGTATCTGAAGGAGAGCAGGCAATGAAGCGCACTGTCCAGATTTCCCTCCCATATACCGGGGAAGAGGAGTGGGAGGCCTGCCGCGAGCCGCTGATGAGCGGCTGGCTCACGCAAGGGCCGAAGGTGGCGGCTTTTGAGAAAGCGTTCGCCCAGCGGCATGGTGTCAAACGGGCGCTGGCCAGTTCCAATTGCACCACCGGATTGCACCTGATCCTGGCGGCAATGGGCATCGGCCCCGGCGATGAGGTGCTGGTTCCCGCGTTTACGTGGGTGGCGACCGCCAACGTCGTCGTCTATTGCGGCGCCACTCCAGTGTTCGTGGATGTGGAGCGGCATACCAATAACATCGATCCTGCCGATATCGCCAGGAAGATCACGCCGCGCACGAAGGCCGTCATCGTGGTGCACCTGTTCGGTCTGTGCGCCGACATGGACGCTATCCGCGCAGTCGTGCCTGAGGGCGTGAAGATCGTCGAAGACGCCGCCTGCGCCGCGGGAGCAAGCTACAAAGGCGTACACGCTGGCGGCTTGGGCGATGCGGCGGCGTTCTCCTTCCATCCTCGCAAGTCGATCACCACCGGCGAAGGCGGTATGGTCACCACCAATGACGATACCATTGCCAATGTGGCCGACATGCTGCGTAACCATGGCGCTTCGATCTCCGAAGAGCAGCGCCACAATGGGCCACGTCCGTACTTGCTCGCAGACTTCAATTTGTTGGGCTACAACTATCGCATGACCGACTTGCAGGGCGCGGTAGGCCTTGTGCAACTGGGCAAGCTCGACAAGCTCATCGCAGAGCGCCGCCGCTGGGCGGACTTCTATGTGGCGGAGCTGGCGGAAATCGACTGGCTGAAGATGCCGCGCTTCCCCGAGGACGGTGTGCATGCGCTGCAGGCTTTCGTCACGTACGTCGACCCGGAGAAAGCGCCCTTGCCGCGCAATGTCATCATGGAGCGCCTGCAGGAAAAGGGCATCTCCACGCGTCCGGGTACGCATGCGGTTCATATGCTGGGCTACTATCGCCAGACCTTCGGGCTGAAGCCGGATGATTTTCCTGCCGCGCGCGATTGCGACGCCAACACAATGGCCATTCCTCTGCATAATCGCATGACGGAAGAGGACTATCGTTACGTCGTGGATGCCATCAAGGCGTTGAACTGACGATGTGCGGCATTGCTGGCCTCGTCCGCCTGGACAACAAGGAGGTCTCCGCCGCCATCGTGAAGCGGATGACCGATGCCATCGCGCACCGCGGGCCTGACGGCGAAGGGCAGTGGGTCGATCGTAACGTCGGCCTGGGGCATCGCCGGCTGTCCATTATCGACCTGTCAAGTTCCGGCGCGCAGCCCATGGTCAGCGTCGATCACCGTTACCTGCTGAGCTACAACGGCGAGCTCTACAACTTTCGTGAATTGCGCAAGGAGCTGGAGGCGCTTGGCTACTGGTTCCGGTCGCAGACCGATACAGAAGTCGTCCTGAATGCGCTGTCGGAGTGGGGTGTCAAGGCGCTCGATCGCTTCAACGGCATGTTTGCGCTCGCCTTTTGGGATCGGAAGGAACGCAAGCTCCTGCTGGCGCGCGATCGTTACGGTATCAAGCCGCTCTATACTTGCAGCCAGGGCGGTTTCTTTGCATTCGGATCCGAGCAAAAGGCTATCCAGGCACTGCCGGATTTTTCAGCGCGCCTGAACAAGGAGGCATTGCTGGAATACTTCACGTTCCAGAACATCTTCACCGACCGCACCCTGCTGCAGGATATCCAACTGCTGCCCGCAGGGCACTATGGCGTGCTTGATCTCAATGCGCCGTCTCCTCGTTTCTCCACGACGCAATACTGGGACTATCGTTTCCGCGAGCCGGCGCATCGCGCAGATCCGGAGGAATATCGAGAAGAGCTCGATCGCCTGTTCCGCCAAGCGGTTAATCGCCAGCTGATGACGGATGTCGAACTGGGCAGCTATCTCAGCGGCGGCATGGATTCGGGCTCGATCACCGCCGTGGCGGCGCAGACCTTCCCATACCTCAAGACCTTCACCTGCGGCTTCGACCTCAGTTCTGCATCCGGCATTGAACTCGGATTCGACGAGCGTACCAAGGCCGAGGCCATGTCCTACCACTTCAAGACCGAGCACTACGAGATGGTGCTCAAGGCTGGCGACATGGAGCGTGCGCTGCCAAACCTCGCATGGCACCTGGAAGAGCCGCGGGTGGGGCAGAGCTATCCCAACTTCTACGCGGCGAAACTGGCGAGCAAGTTCGTCAAGGTCGTGTTGAGCGGCGCGGGCGGCGATGAATTGTTCGGCGGCTACCCCTGGCGCTACTATCGCGCGGTGGTGAACGACAATTTTGAGAGCTACATCGACAAGTATTACCTGTATTGGCAGCGGCTGATCCCCAACAGCGCGATCAAGGACGTGTTTGCGCCGATCTGGGGCGATGTGAGCCATATCCGAACCAGGGATATTTTCCGCGATGTATTCCAGCATCACGACACAACCTTGAGTTCTCCTGAGGATTACATTAATCACTCCCTGTACTTTGAAGCGAAGACCTTCCTGCATGGCCTGCTGGTCGTCGAAGATAAGTTGAGCATGGCGCACGGACTTGAAAGCCGGGTGCCATTCCTTGACAATGATTTGGTCGAGTTTGCGATGCGCTGCCCGGTGGATCTCAAACTAAACAATCTGTCCGAGGTCGTGCGTATCAACGAAAACGAGAGCGGCAACAAGACCGGGAAATTCTTCGAGAAGACCCGCGATGGCAAGCAGATTTTGCGCGATGTGATGAAGCGCCACATTCCCGAGGATGTCACGCAAGCAGAAAAGCAGGGCTTCTCCGCGCCGGACGCAAGCTGGTTCAAGGGCGAAAGCATCGATTTTGTCAGACGCAAGCTGATGGGCCGCACTTCGCCGATCTATGAATATTTTGATCGCACCAGTGTCGAAGCCTTGGTCAATCAACATTTGAACGGAACGCAAAACAGGCGCTTGCTGATCTGGTCTCTGTTGAACTTCAACAGTTTCCTCGAGCAGACCACATGCTGAACATCGTCTTGGAAAAAGGCGTGGGCGGCGACGAGATCCAGACCTACCTAGAGACTTGTCCCAACACGCTGATTTATACGACGCCTCGATTCATGCGACTGGTGTCCACGCATCTGTCCGCTGAAGCCGCGTGGCTGGTCGCCCGCGACGAGGGCAGCATTGCAGGAGTACTGCCGTTTTTGAAGAAAAGCGGAAAGTACGGAGCGGTCTTCAATTCCCTGGCCTACTATGGAAGCAATGGCGGCGTGGTGCAGCAGCATGAGCATCTTGAAGCCAAGCGCCGGTTGGTTGCCCGTTACTACGAGCTTGCCATGGAGCAGGGCGCCGCGAGCGCGACCCTCATTTCGAATCCGCTTGAGAAGGACGGGCCGTTCTATCACGAGGTAACGGCGTACGACTGCCTGGACGAGAGGATCGGCCAGTTCACGCATTTTGATGGGAAACCATCGTCTACGCTGATGGACTCCTTTCAGGATCCGAGGCCCAGAAATATCAAGAAGGCGATCAAGGAAGGCATTGAGATTTCCTGTTCCAACGACAGGCTGGCGATGGAGTTTCTTTATGAAACGCACGTGGAGAACATGCGCGCCATCGGTGGCCTGGCAAAGAGCAGGGAGTTCTTCGACCTGACCTTGTCATCGATGCCGGCGTCGGACTGGAAAATATATACAGCCAAAAAAGACGGGATACGCGTTGCGGCCTTGCTGGTCTTTTACTTCAACCGGACTGTTGAGTATTTTTGCCCTGTGGTCAAAGAAGCGTTTCGCAGCACCCAAGCCTTGTCCTTATCGATTTTTCGCGCCATGCAGGACGCCATCGACGCCGGCTGCGTGCATTGGAACTGGGGCGGGACCTGGCTGACCCAGGGTGGCGTCTACGACTTCAAGAAGCGTTGGGGGACGACGGATTATCAGTACTACTACTACACGCGACTTTTTTCGCCTGACGTTGTGAATGCGTCAAAACAAGAGTTGCTGCAAGAATATGCGGGATTTTTTGTCCTTCCGTTCAGTGCGTTGCGTAAGGAGGATGCATGAAAAAGAAGCTCGTTATTGTCGGTACCGGAAGTTTTGCCGAGGTGGTCTTCGCATACTTCGAAGAATTCTCCGACTACGAAGTAGTGGCGTTTGCCTGTGACCCGGAGTTCAAGAAGGCAGACGTCTATCTTGGCTTGCCTTTGCACTTGATCGACGAACTGCCGTCGAGGTTTCCGTCCAGTGATTTTGCAGTGTTCGTCGCGGTCGGATACCGCAAGATGAACAAGATTCGCCAGAGACTCTTCGAATCGATGAAGGAAAAAGGCTATGAATGCGCGACCTTCGTGCATCCCGACGTGAAAGTATGGAACTCTACGCAGCTGGGGGAAAATGTCTTCATCTTCGAAGACAATACTATCCAGCCGTTTAGCGTGATCGGGGATAACACGACGCTATGGAGCGGCAATCATGTCGGCCACCACGCCAAGATCGGCTGTCATGCTTTCATCTCTTCGCATGTGGTGATTTCAGGCGCGTGCGAGGTCGGGGACAATGTATTCATCGGCGTCAACGCGACACTCCGGGACGGAATAAAAGTGGCGGACGAGACCCTTATCGGTGCCGGATCGCTGATCATGCAGGACACGGCTCCTCGAAGCGTGTATATGCCAGAGGGTACTGAAGCAAGAAGAATTACAAGTAATCGATTGGGGTTTTGAGATGAGCGTCGACAACCAACTCAAGAAAATTGAAGAGCTTTACACATCGAATTTACAGCGTTTGGGGACAAGCTCTCAGTCGGTAGGCTGGAATAGTGAGGACAGCCAGAAGATGAGATTCATCAAGCTGGCGCAAGTCGTACAGGACCCGGATCAGCCGTTTTCCGTGAACGACTACGGGTGTGGCTACGGCGCGATGGCAAATTTCTTCGAAGATGAATTGGGTCTGCAAATCGCCGGCTATAACGGATACGACATCAGCAAGGAAATGCTGTCTTCGGCGAGTGCCGCCTTGTCGCCGAGGCAAAAAAATCTTCAGCTGATAGAGTCTCCGGACATTACGACAGAAGCAGACTATTCCTTTGTTTCAGGTACGTTCAACGTGCGTTTTGATGCTGAAAGAGCGGCTTGGACATCTTATGTTGAGCAAAAA
This genomic window contains:
- a CDS encoding GNAT family N-acetyltransferase, whose product is MLNIVLEKGVGGDEIQTYLETCPNTLIYTTPRFMRLVSTHLSAEAAWLVARDEGSIAGVLPFLKKSGKYGAVFNSLAYYGSNGGVVQQHEHLEAKRRLVARYYELAMEQGAASATLISNPLEKDGPFYHEVTAYDCLDERIGQFTHFDGKPSSTLMDSFQDPRPRNIKKAIKEGIEISCSNDRLAMEFLYETHVENMRAIGGLAKSREFFDLTLSSMPASDWKIYTAKKDGIRVAALLVFYFNRTVEYFCPVVKEAFRSTQALSLSIFRAMQDAIDAGCVHWNWGGTWLTQGGVYDFKKRWGTTDYQYYYYTRLFSPDVVNASKQELLQEYAGFFVLPFSALRKEDA
- a CDS encoding class I SAM-dependent methyltransferase, encoding MSVDNQLKKIEELYTSNLQRLGTSSQSVGWNSEDSQKMRFIKLAQVVQDPDQPFSVNDYGCGYGAMANFFEDELGLQIAGYNGYDISKEMLSSASAALSPRQKNLQLIESPDITTEADYSFVSGTFNVRFDAERAAWTSYVEQKIAQMDRFSRRGFAFNMLTSYVDWEEPHLYYGNPCDWFDFCKKNFSKRVSLIHDYPLWEWTIVVRK
- a CDS encoding DegT/DnrJ/EryC1/StrS family aminotransferase, translated to MKRTVQISLPYTGEEEWEACREPLMSGWLTQGPKVAAFEKAFAQRHGVKRALASSNCTTGLHLILAAMGIGPGDEVLVPAFTWVATANVVVYCGATPVFVDVERHTNNIDPADIARKITPRTKAVIVVHLFGLCADMDAIRAVVPEGVKIVEDAACAAGASYKGVHAGGLGDAAAFSFHPRKSITTGEGGMVTTNDDTIANVADMLRNHGASISEEQRHNGPRPYLLADFNLLGYNYRMTDLQGAVGLVQLGKLDKLIAERRRWADFYVAELAEIDWLKMPRFPEDGVHALQAFVTYVDPEKAPLPRNVIMERLQEKGISTRPGTHAVHMLGYYRQTFGLKPDDFPAARDCDANTMAIPLHNRMTEEDYRYVVDAIKALN
- the asnB gene encoding asparagine synthase (glutamine-hydrolyzing); the protein is MCGIAGLVRLDNKEVSAAIVKRMTDAIAHRGPDGEGQWVDRNVGLGHRRLSIIDLSSSGAQPMVSVDHRYLLSYNGELYNFRELRKELEALGYWFRSQTDTEVVLNALSEWGVKALDRFNGMFALAFWDRKERKLLLARDRYGIKPLYTCSQGGFFAFGSEQKAIQALPDFSARLNKEALLEYFTFQNIFTDRTLLQDIQLLPAGHYGVLDLNAPSPRFSTTQYWDYRFREPAHRADPEEYREELDRLFRQAVNRQLMTDVELGSYLSGGMDSGSITAVAAQTFPYLKTFTCGFDLSSASGIELGFDERTKAEAMSYHFKTEHYEMVLKAGDMERALPNLAWHLEEPRVGQSYPNFYAAKLASKFVKVVLSGAGGDELFGGYPWRYYRAVVNDNFESYIDKYYLYWQRLIPNSAIKDVFAPIWGDVSHIRTRDIFRDVFQHHDTTLSSPEDYINHSLYFEAKTFLHGLLVVEDKLSMAHGLESRVPFLDNDLVEFAMRCPVDLKLNNLSEVVRINENESGNKTGKFFEKTRDGKQILRDVMKRHIPEDVTQAEKQGFSAPDASWFKGESIDFVRRKLMGRTSPIYEYFDRTSVEALVNQHLNGTQNRRLLIWSLLNFNSFLEQTTC
- a CDS encoding acetyltransferase, with the protein product MKKKLVIVGTGSFAEVVFAYFEEFSDYEVVAFACDPEFKKADVYLGLPLHLIDELPSRFPSSDFAVFVAVGYRKMNKIRQRLFESMKEKGYECATFVHPDVKVWNSTQLGENVFIFEDNTIQPFSVIGDNTTLWSGNHVGHHAKIGCHAFISSHVVISGACEVGDNVFIGVNATLRDGIKVADETLIGAGSLIMQDTAPRSVYMPEGTEARRITSNRLGF